The stretch of DNA CCATCATCCGCGACTTGAGTTCGTCGGTGATGTGCGGGATCACCTGAACGGTGTCCCCGAGGTATTCGCCGCGTCGTTCCTTGGCGATGACCGTCGAGTACACCTGACCGGTGGTGACGTTGGCCGACCCCGACAGGTTCCGGTCGAGGAAACGCTCGTAGTGGCCGATGTCCAGATCGGTCTCGGCGCCGTCTTCGGTGACGAAGACCTCGCCGTGCTGGAAGGGATTCATCGTGCCCGGGTCGACGTTCAGGTACGGGTCGACCTTCTGCATCGTGACGCGTATGCCGCGCGAGGTGAGCAGCTGGCCCAGGCTCGACGCCGTGAGCCCCTTGCCCAGCGACGACGCGACTCCGCCGGTGACGAAGATGTGTTTGGGGGCGGTGCGCTCGAAACGCAGTGATCGCAAAGAATTCTCCCGTCGGGGTGTATCAGGATTGCCGATTACCTGATGACCTACGGGACTTCAGCCTAACAGCATCTCCGGCGAAATCCCGCCGACCCGCGTACGCGCGGCGGCGAGGATGACGGTCGTCACTTCGCGGGTTCGGCGCCCACCGTGATGGCCGTCGCACCCGGCCCGGTGCCGTAGGCGCCCGACCTGCCCTGCAGTTCCTCGTTCAACGCCATGACCGTGGTGAGTCGACCGATCTCCTGATTGACGTCGTCGACCGTCGTCACCGCGTTGCCCAGCGACGGGTCGGAGCGGATCACGCCGATCGGCGATCCGCCGTCGGCCGAACCGGTGCGTCCGACGAGGGCGCCGCCCTGCGCACGCATCGCCATGGTCGCAGCCAGCCGCGCGACCATCTGCCCCTGTGCGCCGGAGTCCTTGCCCATCTCGCCTCCGGTCACCACGAGGACGAGGTCGGCCGGTTTGATCGTGCCCTCCGCGTAGTCGATGAACTGTCCCTCGCGCAGTGCCGCCAGCGCGGTGTCGCGATCGTTCGCCGACGCAGGCTTGGCGCCGGACCGATGCAGCAGCGTGACCCCGAGGAGGTCGCCCAGTCGCGAACCGGAGTCGGTGTACTCCACGCGGAGTTGCGCGCCCGACGGAATCGACTGGTCGACGACGGTGCTGAGTTTGGACGCGTTCTCGTCGCGGATCAGTCCGGTGGTCAAGGCGATCTGTCCGGCGAAGGTCCCCTCGGCGTCGTTGATCAACGTCTTGAGCGCTTCGACGTCGCCGTCGGCCGCGTCCGGTGAGGTCACGACGAGCACCGACTGGTCTTTGAGCAGGTCGCCGGTGATCCGACCGGCGATAGCCGAGGTGAAGGCGTCGTTGGAGTCGACTTGTTTGGCGAGGTCGTCGCGTTCGTCTTGGAGATTGCCGATCTTGTCGCGATCGGTCCCGGTCAACGCGTTGACGCGGTCACCGATGAAGCCGGATCCGAGGAACAGCCCCAACGCGAGCGCGAGGAAGACCGCGATCAACGAGACCGCGTGTTGGCGCATGCTGATCATTCGCGGTTCCACACTCCGCTGATCCAGTCGACCAGCGCGTTCCACTGGTCGGAGATCCATCCGGTCACATCGCTGCCGCCCTGAGTGATGACGATCGCCGCGATGATCGCGACGAGCGCTGCCAGGATCAGCATGGCGATCGCGGCGCCGCTGACCCGGCTGCGGTACAGCGTCGAGACGGCCTTCGCGTCGACGAGCTTCGGACCCACCTTGAGTCGGGTGAGGAACGTCGACGGGATCTCCTCGCGCAGTTCGCGGTCGAAGAAGTCGTTGAGGGTGCCGCCGAGGCCCGCGGTGACGATGAGGTCGGCGCCGTGGAAGTCGGTCAGCAGCAACGCGAGGTCGGCGGCCGACCCGGCGGCGGGGAACGTCGTCGCGCCGACACCCAGATCCTGGATACGTTCCAGGCCCGGCGCATGACCGTCGGGGTCGGCGGGCAGCACGAGCTCCGCGCCCGATTTGAGCGTCTCGGTCTCCAGGTCGTCGGGGTCGGCGACGATCAACGCGGGCTTGTAACCGGCCTCCATGAGGGTGTCCGCGCCCACGCCGACACCGACCATGATCGGCTGATACTCCTTGATGAACGGCTTGAGCGCCTTCAGGTCGGCGCCGCGGCCGCTTCCCTCGGCGACGACGACCACGTGGCGGCCTTCGAATTTGACGCGCACGTCGGGGATGCCGACGCCGTCGATCAGCAATGGCGATTCACTCCGAATGAACTCGATGGTGTTGCCGGAGAACGCCTCGAGGTGGTCGACGATTCCGTTCTTGGCATCGAGCATGCGGCTGGCGACGATCCGCTCGTCCAGCTCCTCCCCGCGGGCCACGACCCGATCGCCGACGTAGAGGCGCTGATCGTGCAGACGGACCTTCTGCCCGTCCTTGATCCGCGAGAAGATCTCCGGCCCGACGGCGTCGAGGATCGGCACACCGGATGCGGCGAGGACCTCCGGTCCGAGGTTCGGGTACCGGCCGGTGATCGAGCGCGAGACGTTCACCACCGCGCCCACCTGGGCGTCGACGAGGATGTCGGCGGTCACTCGATCGAGGTCCACCTCGTCGAGTACGACGATCTCCCCCTCGCCGACGCGTTCGAGGAGTCGTTTCGAGTTCTTGTCGATCCGCGCGACGCCGATCAGGCCGGGCAGCTCTTCGGTGGTGCGTGACAGCAAAGCGGGCATCCTCATGACAGCCATGGTGGGCCCCCCGCCCATGAATGCCACGGAGGCGCGCCGTAACATTGGCAACTTTTGTCACACAGACATCATCAGTCGCGCCCTAGTCCGCCGCTCGGGCCGCCTCCGCGGTCTCGAGCAGTTCCTCGGCGTGTGCGCGGCCGGTCTCGGAGTCGCCGAGACCCGCGAGCATGCGGGCCAGCTCGGCGACCCGTTCGTCGCGAGTCAACGTGGTCAGCGTGGACCGCTGTCTGCCCGCGGAGCCGCCTCCGTGCTTGCCGATCACCAGATGGTTGTCGGCGAACGCGGCGACCTGCGGAAGGTGCGTCACGACGATCACCTGATGGCGACGGGCCAGTCTCGCCAGTCGAGCACCGATCTGTACCGCCGCGGCGCCGCCGACACCCGCATCGACCTCGTCGAACACCATCACCGATCCCGAGTCCGGTTCGGCGAGCACCACTTCGAGCGCCAGCATGACCCGCGAGAGTTCGCCGCCGGACGCCGAGCGGGCGATCGGCAGCGGGTCGGCGCCCTTGTGCGAGACGAGGCCGAACTCGACCTGGTCGACGCCGTGTCCACCCGCTGTGGTGGCGGTGCCGTCCACGTCCACCGCCAGACGCGGGTCGTCGGCGGGTTTGAGTCCGACGGTCACGGCGAGGGCGCTTCCGCCCATCGCGAGTCCGGCGAGTTCGGCCGAGACCCTGGTGCCGAGCGACTTCGCCGCCTTCGCGCGTTGGCGGTGCAGGGTGGCCGCCAGGGCGGCGACCTCGTCGCGGACGTCGGCGGCTTCGGATTCGAGTTCGTCGATCCTCGCCTGCGGATCGGAGATCTCGGTCAGACGCTGCTGAGCCTCCTCGCGCCAGGCGAGCACACCGTCGACGTCGGCGGCGTATTTGCGGGTGAGCGACTTCAGCTCGGCCTGCCGAGTCAGGAGGCTGTCGAGGTCGGCGGCGTCGTCGGGCAGACCGCTGAGGAAACCGGTCAACTCGTCTCCGATGTCGCCGACGACGACGAGCGCCTCCTGGACACGAGGCCCGAGGTCGCGCAGGGCCGCATCGGCCGCGGATTCGAGGAGCGACCGTACGGTGCCGAGGGCGTCGAGCACCGACGATCCCTCCGCCCCCGCGACGATGCCGTGTGCCGACGCGGCGGCCGACCTGATGTCCTCCAGGTCGGTGAGTCGGCGGACCACGTCGATGATGTCGGCGTCCTCGCCCGGCATCGGCTTGACCGCGTCGATCTCCTCGAGCCCGAACTGGAGGCGATCGGCCTCCTGCGCGAGAGCACGCGAGTCGGCGCGCAACCGATCCAGATCGTCGAGGATGTCGGTCCACCGTTTGCGGGCCCGCTGGTACTTGGCGAGTGTCTTGGCGGTCGGGGCGCCGGCGAAGCGGTCGAGGGCGGCGCGCTGTTGATCACCGCGGAGGAGTCGGAGCTGATCGTTCTGGCCGTGGATGGCCAGCAGTTCCCCGGTCAGCGCACCCAGTGTGCCGACGGGGACGCTGCGTCCGCCGAGATGCGCGCGGGAGCGGCCGTCGGCGTTCACGGTGCGGACGGCGATCACGGTGTCATCGTCGTCGACGTCGGCACCGGTCTCGTCGAGGACTTCGCCGATCGTTCCGCCGCGGTCGGCGGGAAGCCGGAATCGACCTTCGACGACGGCTTTGGCGTCACCGCTGCGCACGCGGCCCGCGTCGGCGCGACCGCCCGACAGCAGCCGCAGACTGGTGACGATCATGGTCTTTCCCGCACCGGTCTCACCGGTGAGCGCGGTGAAGCCGGGATGGAATTCGGCGGAGGCCGCCTCCAGCACTCCCAGACTCGTGATCGACAGTTCTTCGAGCACAGGCGGTCAGCTCCTCCCCCGCCACCCCGTCACGGGCAGCGAGAACTTGGTCACCAGACGGTCGGCGAACGGTTCCGAGTCGATCCGGACCCAGCGCAGGGATCGCGGCGCCCGCGCGACCTCGATGCGGGAACCCGCGGGGACGTCGAGCATCCGACGCCCGTCGCTGACGGCCACCCCGTCGCGGCCGTCACGGTGGATCTCCACGGCGACGGTGGAGCGGGGGCTCGTCACCATCGGGCGGGCGAAGAGCGCGTGCGCGTTGCTGGGGACGACGAGGATCGCCTCGAGGTCGGGCCACATCACGGGTCCTCCCGCGGAGAACGCGTACGCCGTGGATCCGGTCGGCGTCGCGACCATGAGCCCGTCCGCGCCGAAGGCGGCCACCGGACGGCCGTCGACCTCGGTGACGAGCTCGAGGACGCCGTTGTGCGACCGGTTCTGGATCACGACTTCGTTGAGTGCCCACGTGCGGGCGCGCGGCCGGTCCGATCCGGGATCGATCACGGACACGTCGAGCACCATCCGGTCCTCGACGCGGTAGCGCCCGGAGATCAACATGTCGAGCACTTCGTCGACGCGATGCGATTCGGCCTCCGCGAGGAAGCCGATGTGTCCGAGGTTGATGCCCATCAGCGGAACGGACGCGGGGTAGGCGAGTTCGGCCGCACGCAGGAATGTTCCGTCGCCGCCGAGCACGATCACCAGTTCGCAGCCCTTCGCCGACGCCGACCCGGCCGAGGTGACCTCGACGTCCGCGCCGGTGGCCCGCAGCATGTCCGGGTCGACCGGGTGGGTCGTCTCGGTGATCGGTTCGGCCGCCAGTCGGGTGTCGTGGTCGACGATCCGCAGGCCGACGCCCGCGTCGGCGCATCGCTGCGCGATCGTCCGCAGGGTGCCCGTCACCGACTCGCGGCCGGTGTGTGCGACCACCAGGAAGGTGCGCTCTGTCATGGAGTCTCCCCTCCTCGTATCACGCGGGACCGTCGGCGACGGCCTTGTCGATCATCGCGCGGACGTCGTCGTCGACCGGCGACTGCTCCACGGTATCGGCAACAGCGCCGTCCGGCTGACTGTGGGTCTTGCGGAGCCAGAGGAAGTACTCGACGTTCCCGGACGGTCCGGGCAGCGGACTCGCGACGACGCCGCGGGTCTGGAGGCCGAGTGCGGTGGCCGCGGTGGACACGTGGGCCACCGCTTCGGCTCGTAGTGCCGGGTCGCGTACCACGCCGCCGGTTCCGACGCGGTCTTTGCCCACCTCGAACTGCGGCTTGACCATGGGCAGCGCGTCTCCGCCGATGCGCAGGCAGGATGCGAGAGCGGGGAGCACGAGTCGCAACGAGATGAACGACAGGTCGCCGACGATCAGGTCGACGTCACCGCCGATCGACTCGGGAGTGATGTGTCGGACGTTGGTCCGGTCGTGCACGTGCACGCGGTCGTCGGTCTGCAGTCGCCAGACGAGTTGGCCGTAGCCGACGTCGACGGCCTCGACCTCGCGGGCGCCGCGCCGCAGCAGGACGTCGGTGAAGCCGCCCGTCGATGCGCCGGCGTCGAGACAGCGACGACCGTCGACGGAGACTCCGAGTGGCTCGAACGCGTCGAGAGCACCGATCAGCTTGTGTGCGCCGCGAGAGGCCCAGTCGTCGGTGTCGGGTTCGGTCACCAGCACCGGGGTGTCCTTCGCGACGTTGGTGGCGGCCTTCGATGCGACGGTTCCGTTGACTTTCACCTTGCCCGCGTCGATCAGCTCGCGCGCCTGTTCCCGCGACCGTGCGAGGCCTCGGCGGACGAGTTCGGCGTCCAGTCGGGCGCGGGTCGCCATCAGTGCTCGCCCGTACTGTGCTCAGCCACGTCCGACGTCCTCCAGCGCATCGGCGAGGGCATCGTGCGCCCGCGTCAGCAGTTCCGCCTGACGGGAGGTGGCGCCCAGATCGAACTCGTCGCCGACGGCGTCTCGGATCTGCGACACCTCGTCGAGGATCTCGCGAACCGTCTCGGTCACCGGATGGTCGTCCGGGTCGCCGGGGTCGGCGTTTCGGCGGGCCGCCTGCGCGGCCAATGCGGCTGGATTCGGTGCATTCATGACCCGTCCAGGCTAACGCAGGGCTGTGACACCGACCGCGGCGAGCGCCTCTGCGGCCGTGTCGTCGCCGGCTGCGATGCGCAGATCGCGGTCGCCGACGTCGGCCGTCCACACGGCGTGTGCCAGCGCGGCCAGGAGCGACGTGCCGTCGGACGCTCCGCTCGACGCGACGTCGACGTGCTCGTCGATCACTTGGATGCGCCACCCGTGGTGTCCGCCGATCCGCGCGGCGTCGGCCGCGCTGTCGAGGGCGGCGAGGTCGGTCGCGACATACGTCGGGCGTGCGTCGGGTCCGGCCGCGAGGAGGTCGAGTGCTCCGGAGACTCCGGTGATCACGAGCAGACTGTCGATGCCAACCGTGTTGGCTCCGGCGATGTCGGTGTCGAGCCGATCACCGACGACCAGCGGACGGCGCCCCTCGGATCGTGAGAGCGCGTCGCGCATGATCGGCGCAGCCGGTTTACCCGCCACCAACGGCTCGGCTCCGGTCGCCGACTTCACCGCGGCGACCATCGATCCGTTGCCCACGAGCAGTCCTCGTTCGTTCGGCAATGTGGTGTCGACGTTGCAGGCGACCCACGTCGCACCCGCTCGAACGGCCAGTGCCGCCTCCGACAGTTGCGCCCACCCGGTGTCGGGCGAGTGGCCCTGGACCACGGCGATCGGTTCGTCGTCCGCCGACGCGACCGCGACCATTCCGTGCGCGTTCACTTCGTCGCGCAGCGCATCGGCGCCGACGACGAGGACGCGGCTGCCGGCCGGAACGTGCTCGCTCACCAACGCCGCACCCGCTTGAGCGCTGGTCACGACCTGATCCGCGACCGCGGTGAACCCGAGCTCCGTCAGGTGTTCGGCCACCGCCTCGGGCGAGCGGCTGGCGTTGTTCGTCACGAACAGGACCGAGGACGCACTGGTGTTGACCGCATCCACCGCGTGCGGAAGCGCGGACGCCCCGGCGAACAGCGTGCCGTCGAGGTCGAAGAGCAGGGAGTCGTAGTGGGCGCCGAGCGAATCCGGGTCCGCCTCCGACGCCTCGCCGGTCTCACGTCCGGCGGGCACCGCCCCGTTCTTCGTGCTACCGAGTTCCATGAGGCGGAACTCGGCGTCGGTCAGGTCGTCGACGTCGGCCGCCGCTGCGTTCTGGAACCAGGTCAGTGCGTCGCTCCGTCTGCCCGCGGTCTCGAGGGCGGAGGCGTATGCATAGAAGAGTCGGGCGGCGTCGTCTCCGGTCCGGCCGGGCCTGAGGTCGCCTGCTTCGAGCACGGCGACGGCGAGTTCGGGCTGACCGAGGTCGAGTCGAGCGCCGGATGCGACGATCAGCATCTCGAGCGCGTCGTCGCCGCTCAGAGTCTTCGCCTCGCTCGATTCGGCGATCTCGATCGCGCGCTCGGGGCGGCCGAGCCCGCGTTCGCTGTCGGCGATGAGCGGGAGCAGTGCATCGCCCCCGCTCATGCGCCGTGCCGCTCGCAGTTCGGTGATCGCCTCCTGCCATTCGCCGGCGTTGTAAGCCGCGATACCGGCCGTCTCTCGAACGACGCCCACGCGGGCGGCGCGGGCTCGCGCAGCTCGGGCGTGTGCGAGTGCCGCGTCGGGGTCTTCACCGAGGAGTTCGGAGACGACAACGAGGTGGCGAGCGACGCGATCGGCGGTCTGCTTGTCGAGTGCGTGGAGATCGCGGCGGATCTCGGGATCGAGATCGGCGGCCTCTACATCGTCGGGGATCACCGGTTCCGATCCGTTGACCGAATCGCCGGCGCGCTGTCGCTTGCTCATGGTTCCAATCTATCGCGAATGCCCAGTCGTAAAAGAATTCTCGATGCGGCCGGTCTGGTACCCGGGTGCAGACAGCAGTAGAGCCCCTGACCTGTCACAGATCAGGGGCCCCACCAAGTAAATTACGGCAGTGTCCTACTCTCCCACACCCATTACAGTGCAGTACCATCGGCGCTGGCAGGCTTAGCTTCCGGGTTCGGAAAGGGACCGGGCGTTCCCCCACCGCTAAAACCACCGTAAAAACACAAGACACACACAAACACGTGTGTTGCCTCAGAAGCAAATAGTGGATGCAAACAACCAAACAAAAACGTGTGAGCATTGTATGTAAGCCCTCGGCCTATTAGTACCAGTCACCTCAACACATTACTGCGCTCACAATTCTGGCCTATCAACCCCATCATCTCTAGGGGGCCTTACCCAACCAAAGTTGGTAAGAAACCTCATCTTGGAACAGGCTTCCCGCTTAGATGCTTTCAGCGGTTATCCCTTCCGAACGTAGCCAACCAGCCGTGCCCTTGGCAGAACAACTGGCACACCAGAGGTCCGTCCGTCCCGGTCCTCTCGTACTAGGGACAGGATTCCTCAAGTTTCTAATCGCGCGCGGCGGATAGAGACCGAACTGTCTCACGACGTTCTAAACCCAGCTCGCGTGCCGCTTTAATGGGCGAACAGCCCAACCCTTGGGACCTACTCCAGCCCCAGGATGCGACGAGCCGACATCGAGGTGCCAAACCATCCCGTCGATATGGACTCTTGGGGAAGATCAGCCTGTTATCCCCGGGGTACCTTTTATCCGTTGAGCGACACCGCTTCCACACGCCGGTGCCGGATCACTAGTCCCGACTTTCGTCCCTGCTCGACACGTACGTCTCACAGTCAAGCTCCCTTGTGCACTTACACTCAACACCTGATTGCCAACCAGGCTGAGGGAACCTTTGGGCGCCTCCGTTACACTTTAGGAGGCAACCGCCCCAGTTAAACTACCCACCAGGCACTGTCCCTGAACCCGATCAGGGTCCGAAGTTAGAAGCCCAATACGATCAGAGTGGTATTTCAACAACGACTCCACACACACTAGCGTGCACGCTTCACAGTCTCCCACCTATCCTACACAAACCGTACCGAACACCAATACCAAGCTATAGTGAAGGTCCCGGGGTCTTTTCGTCCTGCCGCGCGAAACGAGCATCTTTACTCGTACTGCAATTTCGCCGAGCCTGTGGTTGAGACAGCAGAGAAGTCGTTACGCCATTCGTGCAGGTCGGAACTTACCCGACAAGGAATTTCGCTACCTTAGGATGGTTATAGTTACCACCGCCGTTTACTGGGGCTTAAATTCTCAGCTTCACCACCAAAGTGGTTAACCGGTCCTCTTAACCTTCCAGCACCGGGCAGGCGTCAGTCCGTATACATCGTCTTACGACTTCGCACGGACCTGTGTTTTTAGTAAACAGTCGCTTCTCTCTGGTCTCTGCGACCACCACCAACTCCAGACGCGAAGTCCTTCACCAGCAATGGTCCCCCTTCTCCCGAAGTTACGGGGGCAATTTGCCGAGTTCCTTAACCACAGTTCACTCGATCGCCTTAGTATTCTCTACCTGACCACCTGTGTCGGTTTGGGGTACGGGCCATGCACCAACTCACTAGAGGCTTTTCTCGGCAGCATAGGATCACTGAATTCACCACAACGGCTACGCATCACCTCTCAGACACACAGAACACGGATTTACCTATGTCCCGTCCTACAGGCTTACACCAGCACAACCAACGACTGGCCCAGCTACCTTCCTGCGTCACCCCATCGCTTGACTACTACACCCAAGGTCCCATGCAGCCACCACCACAACAATCCGAAGAAAGCCACAGCAGCTTTTGGATGGTTAGTACAGATGATTCACCACTTGTCGCGAGTGCACGGGTACGGGAATATCAACCCGTTGTCCATCGACTACGCCTGTCGGCCTCGCCTTAGGTCCCGACTCACCCTGGGCGGATTAACCTGGCCCAGGAACCCTTGGTCATTCGGCGGACAAGTTTCTCACTTGTCTTTCGCTACTCATGCCTGCATTCTCACTCCCACACCCTCCACACCTAGATCACTCCGGCGCTTCCACGGATGCAGGACGCTCCCCTACCCACCCACACCACTAGACAGGAAAACCTGCCGATGTTCTCGTGTGAGTGCCGCGGCTTCGGCGGTGTACTTGAGCCCCGCTACATTGTCGGCGCAGGATCACTTGACCAGTGAGCTATTACGCACTCTTTCAAGGATGGCTGCTTCTAAGCCAACCTCCTGGTTGTCTAAGCGACCCCACATCCTTTTCCACTTAGTACACGCTTAGGGGCCTTAGCCGGCGATCTGGGCTGTTTCCCTCTCGACTACGAAGCTTATCCCCCGCAGTCTCACTGCCACGCTCTCACTTACCGGCATTCGGAGTTTGGCTGACGTCAGTAACCTAGTAGGGCCCATCGGCCATCCAGTAGCTCTACCTCCAGTAAGAAACACGTGACGCTGCACCTAAATGCATTTCGGGGAGAACCAGCTATCACGGAGTTTGATTGGCCTTTCACCCCTACCCACAACTCATCCCCTCCATTTTCAACTGAAGTGGGTTCGCGCCTCCACAACCTCTTACAGCTGCTTCACACTGGCCATGGGTAGATCACTCCGCTTCGGGTCTAGACCCAGCGACTACACGCCCTATTCAGACTCGCTTTCGCTACGGCTACCCCACACGGGTTAACCTCGCCACTGAGCACTAACTCGCAGGCTCATTCTTCAAAAGGCACGCCATCACCCCACAACAATAGAGGGCTCTGACGGATTGTAAGCGTCCGGTTTCAGGTACTATTTCACTCCCCTCCCGGGGTACTTTTCACCTTTCCCTCACGGTACTAGTCCGCTATCGGTCACCAGAAAGTATTTAGGCTTACCGGGTGGTCCCGGCAGATTCACAGCAGATTCCACGAGCCCGCTGCTACTTGAGAAACACTAAAGCCAGTCATCGCGTTTTCGGTTACGGGACTCTCACCCACTACGGCAGACCATTCCAAGCCACTTCACCTAACACAACAATTTTTTACTGACCCCACCGCCGGCAGACGATGACATAATGCCCTCACAACCCCACACGCACAACCCCTGCCGAGTATCACATACGCATGGTTTAGCCTCATCCGCTTTCGCTCGCCACTACTCACGGAATCACTCTTGTTTTCTCTTCCTATGGGTACTGAGATGTTTCACTTCCCCACGTTCCCTCCACACCCGCTATACATTCACGAGTGGGTAACACGACATAACTCGTGCTGGGTTTCCCCATTCGGACACCCTCGGATCACAGCTCGTTTGACAACTCCCCGAGGACTATCGCGGCCTACCACGTCCTTCATCGGCTCCTGGTACCAAGGCATCCACCGAACGCCCTAAAACACTTACAACAACACCCACAAACACACCACAACCACCACCCCCCACACACAGATGGGAAACAGTCGACTGTGACACGAATGTGGACATCACATTTTCATTGAAATTGCAATACACACCTTACATGTAAGATGCTCGCATCCACT from Gordonia humi encodes:
- a CDS encoding HAD-IIA family hydrolase, producing the protein MSKRQRAGDSVNGSEPVIPDDVEAADLDPEIRRDLHALDKQTADRVARHLVVVSELLGEDPDAALAHARAARARAARVGVVRETAGIAAYNAGEWQEAITELRAARRMSGGDALLPLIADSERGLGRPERAIEIAESSEAKTLSGDDALEMLIVASGARLDLGQPELAVAVLEAGDLRPGRTGDDAARLFYAYASALETAGRRSDALTWFQNAAAADVDDLTDAEFRLMELGSTKNGAVPAGRETGEASEADPDSLGAHYDSLLFDLDGTLFAGASALPHAVDAVNTSASSVLFVTNNASRSPEAVAEHLTELGFTAVADQVVTSAQAGAALVSEHVPAGSRVLVVGADALRDEVNAHGMVAVASADDEPIAVVQGHSPDTGWAQLSEAALAVRAGATWVACNVDTTLPNERGLLVGNGSMVAAVKSATGAEPLVAGKPAAPIMRDALSRSEGRRPLVVGDRLDTDIAGANTVGIDSLLVITGVSGALDLLAAGPDARPTYVATDLAALDSAADAARIGGHHGWRIQVIDEHVDVASSGASDGTSLLAALAHAVWTADVGDRDLRIAAGDDTAAEALAAVGVTALR
- the recN gene encoding DNA repair protein RecN → MLEELSITSLGVLEAASAEFHPGFTALTGETGAGKTMIVTSLRLLSGGRADAGRVRSGDAKAVVEGRFRLPADRGGTIGEVLDETGADVDDDDTVIAVRTVNADGRSRAHLGGRSVPVGTLGALTGELLAIHGQNDQLRLLRGDQQRAALDRFAGAPTAKTLAKYQRARKRWTDILDDLDRLRADSRALAQEADRLQFGLEEIDAVKPMPGEDADIIDVVRRLTDLEDIRSAAASAHGIVAGAEGSSVLDALGTVRSLLESAADAALRDLGPRVQEALVVVGDIGDELTGFLSGLPDDAADLDSLLTRQAELKSLTRKYAADVDGVLAWREEAQQRLTEISDPQARIDELESEAADVRDEVAALAATLHRQRAKAAKSLGTRVSAELAGLAMGGSALAVTVGLKPADDPRLAVDVDGTATTAGGHGVDQVEFGLVSHKGADPLPIARSASGGELSRVMLALEVVLAEPDSGSVMVFDEVDAGVGGAAAVQIGARLARLARRHQVIVVTHLPQVAAFADNHLVIGKHGGGSAGRQRSTLTTLTRDERVAELARMLAGLGDSETGRAHAEELLETAEAARAAD
- a CDS encoding copper transporter, which translates into the protein MISMRQHAVSLIAVFLALALGLFLGSGFIGDRVNALTGTDRDKIGNLQDERDDLAKQVDSNDAFTSAIAGRITGDLLKDQSVLVVTSPDAADGDVEALKTLINDAEGTFAGQIALTTGLIRDENASKLSTVVDQSIPSGAQLRVEYTDSGSRLGDLLGVTLLHRSGAKPASANDRDTALAALREGQFIDYAEGTIKPADLVLVVTGGEMGKDSGAQGQMVARLAATMAMRAQGGALVGRTGSADGGSPIGVIRSDPSLGNAVTTVDDVNQEIGRLTTVMALNEELQGRSGAYGTGPGATAITVGAEPAK
- the steA gene encoding putative cytokinetic ring protein SteA, whose translation is MPALLSRTTEELPGLIGVARIDKNSKRLLERVGEGEIVVLDEVDLDRVTADILVDAQVGAVVNVSRSITGRYPNLGPEVLAASGVPILDAVGPEIFSRIKDGQKVRLHDQRLYVGDRVVARGEELDERIVASRMLDAKNGIVDHLEAFSGNTIEFIRSESPLLIDGVGIPDVRVKFEGRHVVVVAEGSGRGADLKALKPFIKEYQPIMVGVGVGADTLMEAGYKPALIVADPDDLETETLKSGAELVLPADPDGHAPGLERIQDLGVGATTFPAAGSAADLALLLTDFHGADLIVTAGLGGTLNDFFDRELREEIPSTFLTRLKVGPKLVDAKAVSTLYRSRVSGAAIAMLILAALVAIIAAIVITQGGSDVTGWISDQWNALVDWISGVWNRE
- a CDS encoding TlyA family RNA methyltransferase; this translates as MATRARLDAELVRRGLARSREQARELIDAGKVKVNGTVASKAATNVAKDTPVLVTEPDTDDWASRGAHKLIGALDAFEPLGVSVDGRRCLDAGASTGGFTDVLLRRGAREVEAVDVGYGQLVWRLQTDDRVHVHDRTNVRHITPESIGGDVDLIVGDLSFISLRLVLPALASCLRIGGDALPMVKPQFEVGKDRVGTGGVVRDPALRAEAVAHVSTAATALGLQTRGVVASPLPGPSGNVEYFLWLRKTHSQPDGAVADTVEQSPVDDDVRAMIDKAVADGPA
- a CDS encoding NAD kinase; the protein is MTERTFLVVAHTGRESVTGTLRTIAQRCADAGVGLRIVDHDTRLAAEPITETTHPVDPDMLRATGADVEVTSAGSASAKGCELVIVLGGDGTFLRAAELAYPASVPLMGINLGHIGFLAEAESHRVDEVLDMLISGRYRVEDRMVLDVSVIDPGSDRPRARTWALNEVVIQNRSHNGVLELVTEVDGRPVAAFGADGLMVATPTGSTAYAFSAGGPVMWPDLEAILVVPSNAHALFARPMVTSPRSTVAVEIHRDGRDGVAVSDGRRMLDVPAGSRIEVARAPRSLRWVRIDSEPFADRLVTKFSLPVTGWRGRS